A region of the Sphingobium yanoikuyae genome:
CGGCTGGTCATGCCCTATTATTCGGCGCGCGGGCAGGAAGTGATCCCCGCGACCATCTCGTCGCTGCTGACCGACGACGACAAGATCTGCACCATCTATCGCGGCATCCACGACATGGTGGCCAAGGATATGCCGCTGCGCCCGCTCTGGGCGGAGATTGCCGGCCGGGTCGACGGCACCTGCAAGGGCAAGGGCGGGCCGATGCACCTGACCCATCCCGAAACCGGGGTGATGGTGACGACCGGCATTGTCGGCTCCTCCATGCCGATCGCCAATGGCCTCGCCTGGGCGGCGAAGCTGGATGGGTCGAAGCGGGTGACGATCGCCTATTTCGGCGACGGCGCATCCAACATCGGCGCCTTCCACGAGGCGCTGAACCTGGCATCGGTGTGGAAGCTGCCGGTGATCTTCGTGTGCCAGAATAACGGCTTTGCCGAACATACGCGCTACGAGAATGGCACCTCGGTCGACTTCATCGCCAAGCGTGCGATCGGCTACGGCATGCCCGGCCATACCGTCGACGGCAATGATCCGCTTGCCATGTATGCCGCCGCGCACGAGGCGATCACCCGCGCCCGCGAAGGCGAGGGGCCGACCCTGCTGGAGTGCAAGACCTTCCGCTTCCTGGGCCACGTCCTGGGCGACGACGACAAATATATGACCAAGGAGGAGAAGGCCGCGGCGATCGCCAAGGATCCGCTGCCCGCCTTCAAGGCATGGCTGGTGGCACAGGGCCACGCGACCGAGGATCAGCTGGCCGAGATGCAGGCGAAGATCGAGGCCGAGGTCGAGGATGCCCAGGAATTCGGGCTGGCCAGCCCGCTGCCGTCGGTCGACGAACTGCGCCGCGATGTGTTTGCCCAGGAGATGCCCGCATGACGGCCAAGAAGATGAACTCGCTCCAGGCCGTCAATTCGGCCCTCGCCCAGGCGATGGCGGAGGATGACAAGGTGCTGGTGCTGGGCGAGGATGTGGCCGACCGCGAGGGCGGCGGCGTCACCGGCGCGACCGCTGGCCTGTCGACCCGCTTCGGCGACGATCGCGTCAAATCGACGCCGATTTCCGAACAGGCGATCATCGGCGCGGCGATCGGCGCGGCGCTGGCCGGCTACAAGCCGGTGGCGGAGATCATGCTGATGAACTTCACCACCGTCGCCATGGACA
Encoded here:
- a CDS encoding thiamine pyrophosphate-dependent dehydrogenase E1 component subunit alpha; its protein translation is MAELSNAPAPSQEALVDIYRRMIRIERNDDAIRKTIRLGRLVMPYYSARGQEVIPATISSLLTDDDKICTIYRGIHDMVAKDMPLRPLWAEIAGRVDGTCKGKGGPMHLTHPETGVMVTTGIVGSSMPIANGLAWAAKLDGSKRVTIAYFGDGASNIGAFHEALNLASVWKLPVIFVCQNNGFAEHTRYENGTSVDFIAKRAIGYGMPGHTVDGNDPLAMYAAAHEAITRAREGEGPTLLECKTFRFLGHVLGDDDKYMTKEEKAAAIAKDPLPAFKAWLVAQGHATEDQLAEMQAKIEAEVEDAQEFGLASPLPSVDELRRDVFAQEMPA